The Candidatus Bipolaricaulota bacterium genome includes the window TTGTGAAGGTTCGGTGAACGGAGCGTGGAGGTTCTGTGACTCACCGAGCCGTCTTTTCATTCAGCCTGCGGGCGAAGCGGTCGGAGTCGATGATGAACCTTTCGTGTTCTGCTTCCCCAATCTTCTCCACCGGGTCCCGGGCCTCGATCCGGAACCGGAGCTTCCGCCCGTCCACTTCCACGAGCTCCGCGCGCACCGTCACCCGCATCCCGGGCGGGGTCGGAGCAAGGTGCTGCAGGTCGATCCGCGTCCCTACTGTCTTCTGGCCCGGCGGGAGGAGCGGATCGACGATCAGGCGGGCGCACTCCTCGCAAAACGCGACCAGACTCGGGGTGGACAGGGCATCGACGAGCCCGCTTGCGATGTGACTCGCCAGGTGGTCCTCGGTCACAGTCCACTCCATCTCGTTGCTAAGTCCGGCTTCGATCGACATCTTCCCTCCGATCTTTCGCAGATGTTAGGAGAACGCGACCTTCCGATCAAGGATCAAATCCGGTAGAGCTCGGGACGACGGTCCCGGAACCGATCGTTGTATCGGTTGATCGACTTGTCCCGCGCCTCCCGCGGATCGACCTCCACGGTGCGCACTTCCTCCCGATCGGACGAGCCGCGTACCAGCACCTCCCCCTTCGGCGAGACGATCTGGCTCTCCCCGGTGAACCGGAGGAGCTCCCCGGCGCGGTCCTCCGTCCCAATCCGGTTGGC containing:
- a CDS encoding thioesterase family protein, producing MSIEAGLSNEMEWTVTEDHLASHIASGLVDALSTPSLVAFCEECARLIVDPLLPPGQKTVGTRIDLQHLAPTPPGMRVTVRAELVEVDGRKLRFRIEARDPVEKIGEAEHERFIIDSDRFARRLNEKTAR